Proteins co-encoded in one Oculatellaceae cyanobacterium genomic window:
- a CDS encoding ribonuclease R family protein has protein sequence MEFSIATLLSNFTGDKLVAPKVLEKKLGCEDEENLEKLEIILDTLEKIGILVKERGKYRRVYEDDVVEAKLRCSSKGFCFAIQDAEQAEDIYIRESHLSNAWNGDRVLVKVTKEGSRRRSPEGEVRLILERANPSVLARVRQTDSGYRAVPLDDRLLFELALKTNSENLEEAIDHLVHVEVLRYPLGQNPPVGKVARVLGSDAEEAADTDIVCCKHDLRRFFSENVLKATEGLPKAISKKDKNQRLDLSNLLTVAFSENSSVDEQSAIIENALSLEKTNAGQWRLGVHITDTTPYVLPDEPIDLEAKRRGTAVYLGQTVLPLLPDAVIAQCSLDLEQERLAISVLLTLDDSGQIVEFEIQPTIIQVDHQLSYQQAQLMLSNSQEEHPEMTAVWEMLNNLFFTIAPMLRVHRLGRGAFEVTLPEANLPYQDEGRIGTVVVSGLPIKSLLAELMILANQAVASHLQSLSVPGIYCVQQAPDPEDIQDLLKLANNLGLNLQLQEEEVVLPSDFQSFTQMFADSSATRVLNYLLKSTLKPANYSTIPGFHFGLALGMGNPPSAAYTHCISPLRRYADLLIQRVLHTLFEKGRDRRSTRSKDPVNLYHSSSHGNVNWNVLPPTIHEELEIQLSSMITHLNEREKLAYDAEADLEGLQKAELMKERTGEVFKGLITGVQSYGFFVEIEDLLVEGLVHVSSLKDDWYEFRSRHSCLVGRKNRTAYRLGDRVEVEVKSVDYYRQQIDLVTVSGGSEASNEDMED, from the coding sequence ATGGAATTTTCAATCGCTACACTCCTTTCTAATTTTACTGGTGACAAGTTAGTCGCACCCAAAGTATTAGAGAAAAAACTAGGTTGCGAAGATGAGGAAAACCTGGAAAAACTGGAGATTATCTTAGATACTCTAGAAAAGATTGGGATTTTGGTAAAAGAGCGCGGTAAGTATCGGCGTGTTTATGAAGATGACGTAGTTGAAGCGAAACTGCGCTGTTCAAGTAAGGGATTTTGTTTTGCGATTCAAGATGCAGAGCAAGCTGAGGATATATACATTCGAGAAAGCCATTTAAGTAATGCTTGGAATGGCGATCGCGTCCTTGTTAAAGTTACTAAAGAAGGTAGTCGTCGTCGTAGTCCTGAAGGGGAAGTTAGGCTGATTTTAGAGCGAGCGAATCCTTCGGTGTTAGCACGAGTTAGGCAAACAGATTCGGGTTATCGAGCCGTTCCTCTTGATGATCGACTATTGTTTGAATTAGCTCTCAAAACTAATAGTGAAAACTTAGAAGAAGCTATAGACCATCTGGTTCATGTAGAAGTTCTCCGATATCCTCTAGGACAAAACCCACCAGTGGGGAAAGTGGCTCGTGTTCTCGGTAGCGATGCTGAAGAGGCGGCTGATACTGACATTGTTTGTTGCAAGCATGATTTGCGTCGCTTCTTTAGTGAAAATGTCTTGAAAGCAACTGAAGGATTACCTAAAGCTATTAGTAAAAAAGACAAAAATCAGCGTCTAGATCTAAGCAATCTTTTAACTGTGGCTTTTTCTGAAAATAGCTCAGTCGATGAGCAATCTGCAATTATCGAAAATGCACTAAGTTTAGAAAAAACTAATGCAGGACAATGGCGCTTAGGGGTTCACATTACAGATACGACACCCTACGTTTTACCTGATGAACCAATAGATTTAGAAGCAAAAAGGCGTGGTACAGCCGTATATTTAGGACAAACTGTGCTGCCTCTGCTTCCTGATGCTGTGATTGCTCAATGTTCCTTAGATTTAGAGCAAGAGCGGCTTGCTATTTCAGTACTACTGACATTAGATGATAGCGGTCAAATTGTAGAGTTTGAAATTCAACCAACGATCATTCAAGTTGATCACCAATTGAGTTATCAACAAGCGCAGTTAATGCTCTCGAATTCTCAAGAAGAACACCCAGAAATGACAGCAGTATGGGAGATGCTCAACAACTTATTTTTTACAATAGCGCCAATGCTGAGAGTGCATCGGCTAGGGCGGGGTGCTTTTGAAGTGACTCTGCCGGAAGCTAATTTACCATATCAAGATGAAGGCAGAATTGGCACGGTAGTTGTTTCTGGGTTACCGATTAAGTCTCTACTGGCAGAGTTGATGATTTTAGCGAATCAAGCTGTTGCTTCTCATCTTCAATCGCTATCTGTGCCTGGGATATATTGTGTACAACAAGCACCAGATCCAGAAGATATTCAGGATTTACTGAAGTTGGCTAACAATTTGGGGTTAAATCTTCAGTTGCAGGAAGAAGAAGTCGTACTGCCCTCAGATTTCCAAAGCTTTACCCAAATGTTTGCTGATTCATCAGCAACAAGAGTGTTGAATTATTTGTTGAAGTCAACTTTAAAGCCAGCTAACTACAGCACAATACCAGGTTTTCACTTTGGTTTAGCTTTGGGTATGGGAAATCCACCTAGCGCGGCATATACGCACTGTATTTCTCCTCTGCGGCGCTATGCGGATTTATTAATTCAAAGAGTGTTGCATACATTGTTTGAAAAAGGGCGCGATCGCCGTTCTACCCGTTCTAAAGATCCGGTAAATCTGTATCATAGTAGCTCTCACGGTAATGTCAATTGGAATGTTTTGCCACCAACTATCCATGAAGAGTTAGAAATCCAGTTATCATCAATGATTACTCATCTCAATGAGCGTGAAAAACTGGCATACGATGCGGAAGCAGATTTAGAAGGGCTACAGAAAGCCGAACTGATGAAAGAACGAACTGGTGAAGTTTTCAAAGGATTGATTACTGGAGTTCAGTCTTACGGTTTCTTTGTAGAAATTGAAGATTTGCTAGTGGAAGGATTGGTACACGTTAGCTCACTAAAAGATGATTGGTATGAGTTTCGCTCTCGCCATTCCTGCCTTGTAGGTAGGAAAAATCGTACTGCTTATCGACTTGGCGATCGCGTTGAAGTTGAAGTCAAAAGTGTAGATTATTATCGTCAACAGATCGATTTAGTAACTGTTAGCGGTGGTAGTGAAGCGAGTAATGAAGATATGGAGGACTAA
- the clpP gene encoding ATP-dependent Clp endopeptidase proteolytic subunit ClpP — protein sequence MIPTVIEQSGRGERAFDIYSRLLRERIIFLGQQVDADLANLIVAQLLFLEAEDPEKDIYLYINSPGGSVSAGMGIFDTMNQIRPDVSTICVGLAASMGAFLLSAGAKGKRMSLPHSRIMIHQPLGGAQGQATDIEIQAKEILYHKRRLNEFLAQHTGQPIEKIEEDTERDFFMSAEESKNYGLIDQVIDRRPSAIRTPLVVG from the coding sequence ATGATTCCAACCGTTATAGAACAATCTGGTCGTGGCGAACGCGCCTTTGACATTTACTCCCGACTACTACGGGAGCGCATTATCTTTCTGGGACAACAAGTAGATGCAGATCTAGCAAACTTAATTGTTGCCCAGTTGCTTTTTCTAGAAGCAGAAGATCCAGAGAAAGATATTTATCTTTACATCAATTCTCCTGGTGGTTCTGTAAGTGCTGGCATGGGAATTTTTGATACCATGAATCAAATCCGTCCAGATGTATCCACCATCTGTGTTGGACTAGCAGCAAGTATGGGAGCTTTCTTGCTTAGTGCTGGTGCGAAAGGCAAGCGGATGAGTCTACCCCATTCTCGGATCATGATCCATCAACCGCTTGGTGGCGCTCAGGGACAAGCAACTGACATTGAGATTCAAGCTAAGGAAATCCTTTACCACAAGCGCAGATTAAATGAGTTTCTCGCTCAACATACTGGTCAACCTATAGAGAAGATTGAAGAGGATACTGAGCGCGACTTCTTCATGTCAGCAGAGGAATCAAAAAACTATGGTTTAATCGACCAAGTAATTGATCGTCGTCCCTCCGCTATACGTACACCGCTAGTAGTTGGCTAA